The genomic DNA GATGGCGGGCATCTCCGAGGCGCTCGTGGCCACGGCGGTGGGCCTGGCCGTCGCGATTCCGGCGGTGGTGGCCTTCAACGTCTTCAACCGGCAGCTCAAGACGCTCACCAGCCGCACCACGTCGCTGGGCCACGCGCTGGTGGGCAGCCTGCGCGCGCAGCGGCCCGCGGGCACCCCGGGCGAGGGGCGCTAGGCCATGGCGGGCGGCGCGCAGGACAACGACGAGGAAATCACGGGCATCAACGTCACCCCGCTGGTGGACGTGGTGCTGGTGCTGCTCATCATCTTCATGGTGACGGCGAACTTCATCGTCCGCGAGACGGTGGAGGTGGACCTGCCCCGGGCCGCCAACGGCGGAGAGACGGTGCAGGGCCTGGTCAACGTGGTGCTCGACAAGGACGGCAAGCTGTTCTTCGACGGCACGGAGCTGTCCGAGGCGGAGCTGTCGCGCCGGGTGACGGAGGCGGTGGCCAAGGACAAGGAGACGCGGGCCATCATCAGCGCCGACCAGTCCATTCCGTACGGGCGGGTGATGCGGCTCATCGACGTGGTGAAGGGCCAGGGCATCGCCAAGTTCGCCCTCAACATCCAGAAGGACGTGGCGCCCACGCCCGCGCCCGCCGCCGCGCCCTGAGCCGGACCGCCCCATGAGCCAGGCCGCCCTCGACAATCCGCTTCCTCCCCGGCGTTCCTCGGGCTGGGCGATGGCGTTCGTGCTCCTGTCCCTGGGACTGCACGGCGTGG from Stigmatella aurantiaca includes the following:
- a CDS encoding ExbD/TolR family protein, whose product is MAGGAQDNDEEITGINVTPLVDVVLVLLIIFMVTANFIVRETVEVDLPRAANGGETVQGLVNVVLDKDGKLFFDGTELSEAELSRRVTEAVAKDKETRAIISADQSIPYGRVMRLIDVVKGQGIAKFALNIQKDVAPTPAPAAAP